In Pongo pygmaeus isolate AG05252 chromosome 13, NHGRI_mPonPyg2-v2.0_pri, whole genome shotgun sequence, one genomic interval encodes:
- the LOC129043573 gene encoding uncharacterized protein LOC129043573 encodes MAEAKPGILPGGGCTGAKTENPCSTPSGVTAKCPCQRPRSPSGGGVGGRHGLGALRLGALAIPRPTRPCTSSPPGHPSCSRLLCAGSSLQATPEPVSTPHISEPGPDVPVAAAKLGGLPCGGNRLSAPFPVAAEGHWLQVPSFSRGGAERGQGLAGSQARCTRDPEAAQAVLHHLGDQAAGALYLLATAAWQLPRWLALPAWQNRGYMSPWLRPSQAVCPAAAAPGREPIPSPIPGGCGGPLSAAPISLRRRSGSGVRARQALRPEGMHSWDSGTSRASPGEPASQRRLRPSCSRPLPATRAWERLPESRLALSCRRAPNWHRGDSRGLRSER; translated from the coding sequence ATGGCTGAGGCCAAGCCAGGCATCCTGCCCGGCGGCGGCTGCACAGGGGCGAAAACTGAGAACCCCTGCTCAACCCCATCTGGGGTGACTGCCAAGTGCCCATGCCAGCGACCCCGATCCCCCTCCGGTGGAGGAGTGGGCGGGAGGCACGGCCTGGGGGCCCTCAGGCTGGGCGCGCTGGCGATCCCGAGGCCTACCAGGCCATGTACCTCCAGCCCGCCTGGGCACCCAAGCTGCAGCCGTCTTCTGTGTGCAGGCAGCAGCCTCCAGGCAACCCCCGAGCCCGTCAGCACTCCCCACATCTCAGAACCGGGGCCAGATGTCCCTGTGGCTGCGGCTAAGCTAGGTGGTCTTCCCTGCGGCGGGAACCGGCTCTCAGCCCCATTCCCCGTGGCTGCAGAGGGCCACTGGCTACAGGTCCCGAGCTTCAGCAGAGGAGGAGCCGAGCGGGGGCAGGGCCTGGCGGGCTCTCAGGCCAGGTGCACTCGCGATCCAGAGGCCGCCCAGGCCGTGCTCCACCACCTGGGCGACCAAGCTGCAGGCGCCCTCTACCTGCTGGCGACAGCTGCCTGGCAACTTCCAAGATGGCTGGCGCTCCCAGCCTGGCAGAACCGGGGCTACATGTCGCCCTGGCTGCGGCCAAGCCAGGCGGTCTGCCCGGCGGCGGCTGCACCGGGACGGGAACCGATCCCCAGTCCCATCCCCGGTGGCTGCGGAGGGCCCCTGTCAGCGGCCCCGATCTCTCTTCGGAGGAGGAGCGGGTCGGGAGTCAGGGCCAGGCAGGCTCTCAGGCCGGAAGGGATGCATTCCTGGGATTCCGGAACGTCCCGCGCGAGCCCAGGAGAACCCGCAAGCCAGCGACGCCTGCGCCCGAGCTGCAGCCGCCCCCTGCCGGCCACGAGGGCTTGGGAGCGGCTTCCGGAGTCCCGGCTGGCGCTGAGTTGTAGGCGCGCGCCTAACTGGCATCGCGGGGACTCACGCGGTCTGAGGTCGGAGCGCTGA